In the genome of Terribacillus sp. FSL K6-0262, one region contains:
- the spoVAC gene encoding stage V sporulation protein AC: MDSKFRKENYTDTAKTYYPKVPYVRNCLKAFFVGGFICLIGELLTKFYMQVFDMTQQEAGTPTVTTLILLSALLTGIGVYDRIAQFAGAGSAVPVTGFANAVTSAALEYKSEGYVLGVGSNMFKLAGSVIVFGVTSAYIVGIIRYVFSQLIGG; the protein is encoded by the coding sequence ATGGATTCCAAGTTCAGAAAAGAAAATTATACCGACACAGCAAAAACGTATTACCCAAAAGTACCATACGTCAGAAACTGCCTGAAGGCCTTCTTTGTCGGCGGATTCATCTGCCTTATCGGCGAACTGCTGACCAAGTTTTATATGCAAGTATTCGATATGACACAGCAGGAGGCTGGTACGCCGACTGTCACGACACTGATCCTGCTTTCTGCCCTTTTGACCGGGATAGGGGTTTACGACCGCATCGCGCAATTTGCCGGAGCGGGATCGGCAGTACCGGTGACTGGCTTCGCCAATGCGGTGACCAGTGCTGCACTGGAATACAAATCTGAAGGATATGTACTCGGGGTAGGCTCCAATATGTTCAAACTAGCTGGGAGTGTCATTGTATTCGGGGTTACGTCGGCCTATATTGTCGGCATCATCCGGTATGTATTCAGCCAGCTGATCGGAGGATGA
- the spoVAD gene encoding stage V sporulation protein AD: MVKIGKQSWTLNQPVYIQETGTSVGPKEANGPLGSLFDKSYDNLYCGEDNWEMAERKLLQDSIQITLEKAGLKPQHIDMFIAGDLLNQNVSANYTARDLDMSYLGMFGACSTSMETLAIASHLVDSGAADRILTAVCSHNATAERQFRFPTEYGNQKPATATSTATGAGCALVSREKSQIRIEGATIGKVVDFGATNAFDLGSAMVPAAYDTIKRHLSDFGRTPSDYDLIVTGDLSSVGSPILKDMLRSDGINIDAVHKDCGNLLYNQDQGMLAGGSGTACSAIVTYSHLLDEMRKGAYKRILVTATGALMNPTVIRQKESIPAIAHGVVLVREEG; encoded by the coding sequence ATGGTGAAAATAGGGAAGCAATCCTGGACGTTGAATCAGCCTGTTTATATCCAGGAAACTGGTACCAGTGTGGGACCGAAAGAAGCCAATGGCCCCTTGGGCAGTTTGTTCGATAAATCCTACGACAACCTGTACTGCGGGGAAGATAATTGGGAAATGGCGGAAAGGAAACTATTGCAGGATTCGATACAGATAACGTTGGAAAAAGCTGGTCTTAAGCCGCAGCATATCGATATGTTCATTGCAGGGGATCTGCTGAATCAGAATGTGAGCGCCAATTATACTGCACGTGATCTGGATATGTCCTATCTCGGGATGTTCGGTGCCTGCTCCACCAGCATGGAAACATTGGCTATCGCTTCCCATCTGGTCGATTCCGGAGCCGCAGATCGAATTTTGACAGCGGTCTGCAGTCATAATGCCACAGCCGAGCGGCAATTCCGGTTCCCGACGGAATATGGGAACCAAAAACCGGCTACAGCGACCAGTACCGCCACAGGTGCAGGATGCGCACTTGTCAGCAGGGAAAAAAGCCAGATCCGCATCGAAGGAGCGACGATCGGCAAGGTAGTCGATTTTGGTGCCACTAATGCCTTTGATCTTGGGAGTGCTATGGTTCCGGCTGCTTACGACACGATCAAACGGCACTTGAGTGATTTTGGCCGTACGCCTTCTGATTACGATTTGATCGTTACAGGTGATTTGTCGAGTGTCGGTTCGCCGATTCTTAAGGATATGCTCCGCAGTGACGGAATCAACATCGATGCCGTACATAAAGATTGCGGCAATTTGCTTTACAACCAGGATCAAGGAATGCTTGCCGGCGGCAGCGGAACAGCCTGTTCCGCTATCGTGACATACTCCCATCTGCTGGATGAGATGCGCAAGGGTGCCTATAAACGAATATTGGTCACTGCGACGGGTGCCTTGATGAACCCGACAGTCATTCGGCAAAAGGAATCCATTCCAGCGATTGCGCATGGTGTAGTGCTGGTAAGGGAGGAGGGATGA
- the spoVAE gene encoding stage V sporulation protein AE — MDYFWAFVIGGLICVVGQLLLDIAKLDAGHVMSTFVVAGCVLDGFDLYDNLIAFAGAGASVPITSFGHSLLHGAMAEADKHGFWGIALGMFQLTSAGIAAAILFGFLVSVFFKPKG, encoded by the coding sequence ATGGATTATTTCTGGGCATTTGTCATCGGAGGCCTGATCTGTGTCGTCGGTCAGCTGCTTCTGGATATTGCGAAACTGGATGCAGGACATGTCATGAGTACATTCGTTGTAGCTGGTTGCGTGCTTGACGGGTTCGACCTATATGATAATTTGATTGCCTTTGCCGGCGCCGGTGCTTCGGTGCCGATCACAAGTTTTGGTCATTCCTTGCTTCACGGTGCCATGGCGGAAGCGGATAAGCATGGCTTTTGGGGAATCGCACTCGGCATGTTCCAGCTGACATCCGCAGGTATCGCTGCAGCCATTCTTTTTGGATTCCTAGTGTCGGTATTCTTTAAACCAAAGGGATGA
- a CDS encoding stage V sporulation protein AE, whose amino-acid sequence MKKVILITDGDAYAKRTIDYLAKKLGGTSLSHLADNPMTIDADVMKNAIHSADDEPVYVLLDDGGVPGIGKGEKLLKAINDDPGIEVIGALAVASHTQNQEWSRVSFSIDQDGELLPYGVDKEGVITEELGRINGDTVYLLDQLDLPLVIAIGDIGKMHGKDAIELGSPITEQALRIILEREGSRNG is encoded by the coding sequence ATGAAGAAAGTCATTCTGATTACAGACGGTGACGCTTATGCCAAGCGGACAATTGATTACCTTGCCAAAAAGCTTGGCGGGACATCTTTATCCCATTTAGCGGATAATCCGATGACAATCGATGCTGATGTGATGAAAAATGCCATCCACTCTGCTGATGATGAACCGGTTTATGTCCTCCTTGATGACGGCGGTGTACCAGGCATCGGCAAGGGGGAAAAGCTGCTGAAGGCGATAAACGATGACCCGGGAATCGAAGTGATCGGTGCCTTGGCAGTTGCATCACATACACAAAATCAAGAATGGAGCAGAGTCAGCTTCTCGATCGATCAAGACGGGGAGCTGCTGCCATACGGAGTGGACAAGGAAGGTGTCATCACCGAGGAATTAGGCCGTATCAATGGGGATACTGTTTACTTATTGGATCAGTTGGATCTTCCGTTAGTCATTGCCATCGGGGATATTGGCAAGATGCACGGAAAGGACGCGATCGAACTTGGCTCCCCGATCACCGAACAAGCACTACGCATCATCCTTGAAAGGGAGGGAAGCCGAAATGGCTAA
- a CDS encoding spore germination protein — MAKEQKTPIPSKIDEVNDFMKERVGVGVSFDVGHRTLIILKKRVEIYYTTGLADAEIVQRVLSKLMSINDDERNVNKVPEIIENRLVHMQVRRTESLDDTVDQYLSGLIVVFIDGYDFAFVVDTRSYPGRQPEEPDTEKVIRGPRDGYTENIIINTALTRRRIRDERLRLEMMQVGERSKTDICIAYIEDVADPNLVKLIKKELREIEIDGLPMSDKSVEEFIVKQGNRPFPLVRYTERPDIGAIHLFEGHVLIIVDTSPSVIITPTTYFSHLQHAEEYRESPGPGSFIRWVRLVGIFVSLFLLPFWYLITVHPELLPETIDFIGPNKGGGHIPLFLQILLADLGIEFLRLAAIHTPTPLSTAMGLIAAVLIGEIAINVGLFTPEVILYVAVSAVGSFVTPSFELSVSNKITRLFFLIATAIFGVPGFVISITLAILFLVGTRSLNTPYMWPFIPFNLRALLQVVYRTPVPLSKYRPTITNSPDKTRMPNS; from the coding sequence ATGGCTAAAGAACAGAAAACGCCTATACCATCAAAGATAGATGAAGTGAACGACTTCATGAAAGAGCGTGTGGGTGTCGGCGTATCATTCGACGTCGGTCATCGTACCTTGATCATTCTCAAAAAACGCGTTGAAATCTATTATACAACCGGTCTTGCGGATGCTGAAATCGTCCAGCGTGTGCTATCGAAATTGATGAGTATCAATGATGATGAAAGAAATGTAAACAAAGTTCCTGAAATCATCGAAAACCGTTTGGTGCACATGCAAGTAAGACGGACCGAAAGCCTTGATGATACTGTCGATCAATATCTGTCCGGATTGATTGTCGTTTTCATCGATGGCTACGATTTTGCCTTCGTCGTCGATACAAGATCCTATCCGGGCAGACAGCCGGAAGAGCCGGATACAGAGAAGGTCATTCGCGGTCCGCGTGATGGGTATACGGAAAATATCATCATCAACACCGCCCTGACGCGCAGGAGGATCCGGGATGAGCGGCTTCGGTTGGAAATGATGCAAGTAGGGGAAAGATCGAAGACTGATATTTGCATTGCGTATATAGAAGATGTCGCCGACCCTAATTTAGTGAAGCTCATCAAAAAGGAATTGCGGGAGATCGAAATCGATGGATTGCCGATGTCTGATAAATCAGTGGAAGAGTTCATCGTAAAACAAGGCAACAGGCCTTTTCCGCTTGTCAGGTACACCGAAAGGCCCGACATAGGAGCTATTCACCTTTTTGAGGGTCATGTGCTGATCATTGTCGATACTTCACCTAGTGTCATCATCACGCCGACGACCTATTTTTCCCATTTGCAGCATGCCGAGGAATATCGGGAGTCGCCAGGACCTGGTTCATTCATACGCTGGGTCCGGCTGGTGGGGATATTTGTATCCTTGTTTCTTTTGCCTTTTTGGTATCTTATAACGGTTCATCCAGAACTGCTGCCGGAGACCATCGACTTTATCGGCCCGAACAAGGGAGGAGGACATATCCCTTTATTCCTCCAGATCCTTTTAGCCGATTTGGGAATTGAATTCCTCCGGTTGGCCGCGATCCATACGCCTACGCCGCTATCGACGGCAATGGGTCTTATCGCTGCTGTCCTGATTGGTGAAATCGCCATAAATGTAGGGCTGTTCACGCCAGAGGTCATCCTTTATGTTGCAGTTTCCGCTGTCGGCTCCTTTGTCACACCAAGCTTCGAGCTTAGTGTCTCGAATAAAATTACAAGGTTATTCTTCTTGATTGCAACTGCCATATTCGGGGTCCCTGGATTTGTCATAAGCATCACGCTGGCGATCTTGTTCCTGGTCGGAACCAGATCACTCAATACACCGTATATGTGGCCGTTCATCCCTTTCAATTTGAGGGCGCTTTTACAAGTGGTCTATCGGACCCCGGTTCCATTGTCCAAATATCGTCCAACTATCACGAATTCCCCTGATAAAACGAGGATGCCGAATTCATAG
- the lysA gene encoding diaminopimelate decarboxylase has product MQHPFVINDQHVLEIGGVDAVTLADKYGTPLFVYDVGIIRKNAKAFVEAFETLGVKAQVAYASKAFSSVAMLQVAKQEKLSLDVVSQGELHTALKAGFPTEKIHLHGNNKSYEELSMAVRHDIGCVVVDNFHEIALLEAVLKDQGKQMDVLLRVTPGIEAHTHDYILTGNEDSKFGFDIANGQAEEAFLKVKDSEVINMKGLHCHIGSQIFETDGFLMAVDRLFELIKSWQTNYGFAPAVLNVGGGFGIRYTESDEPLPLSDYIYALVERIKAEAEKAAIEMPEIWIEPGRSIVGNAAVTLYTIGSVKEIPGVRKYVAVDGGMTDNLRPALYNAVYEAKIANRADEPPVETVSIAGKCCESGDMLIWDIDLPKVEAGDLLAVFSTGAYGYAMANNYNRFGRPAVVFVENGEDKLVVRREEAEELTRLDLSYE; this is encoded by the coding sequence ATGCAGCACCCATTTGTGATAAATGATCAGCATGTATTGGAAATCGGCGGTGTGGATGCCGTCACACTTGCTGATAAATATGGAACACCGCTATTCGTGTATGATGTCGGTATCATCCGGAAGAATGCCAAGGCATTTGTCGAAGCATTCGAGACTTTGGGAGTAAAGGCGCAAGTCGCATACGCCAGCAAGGCTTTTTCTTCCGTTGCCATGCTGCAAGTGGCCAAGCAGGAGAAACTATCCTTGGATGTCGTTTCGCAAGGAGAGCTGCATACTGCTTTGAAAGCAGGATTTCCGACGGAAAAGATTCATCTGCATGGCAATAATAAGAGTTATGAAGAACTTTCCATGGCTGTGAGACACGATATCGGCTGTGTGGTTGTGGATAACTTCCATGAAATTGCTTTATTGGAAGCGGTGCTGAAAGATCAAGGAAAGCAAATGGATGTCCTTCTGCGCGTCACTCCTGGTATCGAAGCACATACACATGACTATATTTTGACAGGGAATGAAGATTCCAAGTTCGGCTTCGATATTGCGAACGGTCAAGCAGAGGAAGCGTTCCTGAAGGTGAAGGACAGTGAAGTGATCAATATGAAAGGGCTGCATTGCCATATCGGTTCGCAGATTTTCGAGACGGACGGATTCCTGATGGCAGTGGACAGACTGTTCGAGCTGATCAAATCGTGGCAAACGAATTACGGCTTTGCACCGGCTGTGCTTAATGTGGGGGGCGGATTTGGGATTCGCTATACGGAAAGTGATGAACCGCTTCCGTTGTCTGATTATATTTATGCATTGGTGGAGCGGATCAAAGCCGAAGCAGAAAAAGCAGCAATCGAAATGCCGGAGATTTGGATCGAACCGGGCAGATCAATCGTGGGTAACGCAGCTGTCACCTTATATACGATCGGTTCTGTAAAGGAAATTCCAGGAGTGCGCAAATATGTTGCTGTGGATGGCGGGATGACGGATAATCTTCGTCCGGCACTTTACAATGCCGTTTATGAAGCAAAAATCGCCAATCGCGCGGATGAGCCGCCGGTCGAGACAGTCTCCATCGCCGGGAAGTGCTGTGAATCCGGCGATATGCTGATCTGGGATATCGATTTGCCGAAAGTGGAGGCAGGGGACTTGCTTGCCGTATTCAGTACCGGCGCCTATGGCTATGCCATGGCAAATAATTATAATCGCTTCGGCAGACCCGCTGTCGTCTTTGTCGAAAATGGGGAAGACAAACTTGTGGTAAGACGGGAAGAAGCAGAGGAATTGACAAGGCTGGACTTATCCTACGAATGA
- a CDS encoding peptidylprolyl isomerase encodes MAKKGYILMLDGDKIEFELYPEEAPNTVANFEQLANSGFYDGVIFHRVIPGFVSQGGDPTGTGMGGSGKTIKCETEGNPHKHEAGSLSMAHAGKDTGSSQFFIVHEPQPHLDGVHTVFGKVTSGLEVARNMRNGDTMETVKVFDEE; translated from the coding sequence ATGGCAAAAAAAGGTTACATCCTGATGCTGGATGGCGATAAAATCGAATTCGAACTCTATCCGGAGGAAGCACCGAACACAGTAGCGAACTTTGAACAGCTCGCAAACTCCGGTTTTTATGATGGCGTCATTTTCCACCGTGTCATCCCTGGCTTCGTAAGCCAAGGCGGCGACCCGACAGGTACCGGCATGGGCGGAAGCGGAAAGACGATCAAATGCGAAACAGAAGGAAACCCCCACAAACATGAAGCAGGCAGCCTTTCCATGGCACACGCAGGAAAAGATACCGGCTCCAGCCAATTCTTCATCGTGCATGAGCCGCAGCCTCACTTGGATGGTGTCCACACTGTCTTCGGTAAAGTGACATCAGGACTGGAAGTCGCTCGCAATATGAGAAATGGCGACACAATGGAAACTGTAAAAGTTTTCGATGAGGAATGA
- a CDS encoding GNAT family N-acetyltransferase, with the protein MLIRYKKSMEKIAMGLLSFMPNVKEVKKLQGTIQEYNDNPNWHLFLWKDEDDILGAIGVVIDEDKAIVQHISVDPSHRGNGIGKQMVCELRNMYAPMHQVMATDETKNFLEKCETEA; encoded by the coding sequence ATGCTAATACGTTACAAGAAGTCAATGGAAAAAATCGCAATGGGACTTTTATCTTTCATGCCCAATGTAAAAGAAGTGAAAAAACTGCAGGGAACGATCCAGGAATACAATGACAACCCAAATTGGCACTTGTTTCTTTGGAAAGATGAAGATGATATCCTTGGTGCGATAGGTGTCGTAATCGATGAGGATAAAGCCATCGTGCAGCATATTTCGGTTGACCCTTCCCACCGGGGGAATGGCATCGGCAAACAAATGGTTTGCGAGCTGCGGAATATGTACGCGCCGATGCATCAAGTCATGGCGACGGATGAAACAAAGAATTTCCTTGAGAAATGCGAAACAGAAGCTTAA
- a CDS encoding YjcZ family sporulation protein, translating to MGSYGGGFALIVVLFILLIIVGAAWL from the coding sequence ATGGGTAGCTACGGCGGAGGATTTGCTTTGATCGTTGTGCTTTTCATTCTTCTAATCATCGTAGGTGCTGCTTGGCTCTAA
- a CDS encoding segregation/condensation protein A — protein MQGYSVKLDGFEGPLDLLLHLINQYEIDIYDIPVAVITEQYMHYIHTMQQLELNIASEYLVMAATLLAMKSQLLLPNQAALDEDALMEEEDPRDELMHRLIEYRKFKEAAEELKAKELSADKLYTRPPAPLPDKPELKPLEPGEVTVYDMVAALQRVFRRREWSRPLDTKIQRAEIVLEDRMGEVLQTVRNKKNGVDFFELFPERTKQHIVVTFMAILELMKKQQVFCRQKQHFDELIVFEMGIHDGSTV, from the coding sequence GTGCAAGGATACAGTGTGAAATTGGATGGATTCGAAGGACCGCTCGATCTGCTCCTGCATTTGATCAATCAATATGAAATCGATATTTATGATATTCCGGTGGCTGTGATCACCGAGCAATATATGCATTATATACATACGATGCAGCAATTGGAACTGAATATTGCCAGTGAGTATCTGGTCATGGCGGCAACGCTGCTTGCCATGAAGAGCCAGCTGCTGCTGCCCAATCAGGCAGCACTCGATGAAGATGCACTGATGGAGGAGGAAGATCCCCGGGATGAGCTGATGCACCGTTTGATTGAGTATCGCAAATTCAAGGAAGCTGCCGAGGAGCTGAAGGCGAAAGAACTGTCAGCAGACAAGCTTTATACCAGACCGCCGGCCCCGCTTCCTGATAAGCCGGAATTGAAGCCGCTGGAGCCAGGTGAAGTGACTGTCTATGATATGGTGGCCGCTCTGCAGCGAGTCTTTCGCAGGAGGGAATGGAGCCGGCCGCTCGATACGAAGATACAGCGGGCCGAAATCGTGCTGGAAGATCGGATGGGCGAAGTGCTTCAAACTGTCAGGAATAAAAAAAATGGAGTAGATTTCTTCGAGCTCTTCCCGGAACGGACGAAGCAGCATATCGTGGTTACTTTCATGGCGATATTGGAATTGATGAAGAAACAGCAGGTTTTCTGCAGACAAAAACAGCATTTTGATGAGCTAATCGTATTTGAAATGGGGATACACGATGGAAGTACCGTATAA
- the scpB gene encoding SMC-Scp complex subunit ScpB: MEVPYNSILEGLLFAAGDEGLTKKQLMHALDLGEEEVEKELAALKEAYDSPTRGLSIMEMKGAYHLTTKQEHAVYHRKLLESPQSSKLSQAALETLAIIAYKQPITRVEVEEVRGVKSERPIQTLVARGFIEESGRKEGIGRPILYVTTLAFLAYFGLHSLDDLPPLPEDVDDPENEADLFFEDFPAETE, encoded by the coding sequence ATGGAAGTACCGTATAACAGTATTTTGGAAGGGCTGTTGTTTGCAGCCGGCGATGAAGGATTAACAAAGAAACAGCTCATGCATGCATTGGATTTAGGGGAAGAAGAAGTGGAGAAGGAACTGGCTGCGCTGAAAGAGGCATACGACTCTCCGACCCGCGGATTATCCATCATGGAGATGAAAGGTGCCTATCATCTGACAACGAAGCAAGAGCATGCAGTTTATCATCGCAAACTCCTCGAATCGCCGCAGAGCAGCAAGCTGTCACAGGCTGCACTGGAGACGCTGGCGATCATTGCCTATAAACAGCCGATTACCAGAGTCGAGGTCGAGGAAGTGCGCGGTGTGAAAAGTGAGCGGCCGATCCAGACGCTCGTAGCCAGGGGGTTCATCGAAGAGAGCGGCCGTAAGGAAGGCATCGGGAGACCGATCCTTTATGTTACGACACTTGCATTCCTTGCTTATTTCGGCCTGCATTCCCTCGATGATCTGCCTCCGCTGCCGGAGGATGTCGACGATCCGGAAAATGAAGCGGATTTGTTCTTTGAAGATTTCCCAGCAGAAACAGAGTGA
- a CDS encoding superoxide dismutase, whose protein sequence is MNNRNYLEALLEWSNAMEVYAGKSHEGDWAADLRELRQNLQHVLSSDTVSREAIHQFRQDAERIAARAEQSSRQNSIRWGQHRLPPLPYRFDALEPYISREIMELHYTKHHQSYVDGLNKAEEMLYLNRKDKTSSDYKHYFREQSFHGSGHFLHTIFWYNMSPNGGGEPSGQLAQQIRKDFGSFSRFKEMFSAAADSVEGVGWAILVWEPRSHHLAIQTLEKHQFFSLLDTIPLLVLDMWEHAYYLQYKTEKKQYIENWWNVVNWVNVTQRFQAAKQVKWAPF, encoded by the coding sequence TTGAACAATAGAAATTACCTGGAAGCATTGCTGGAATGGAGCAATGCCATGGAAGTATATGCAGGCAAGTCCCATGAAGGGGACTGGGCAGCCGATCTCAGGGAGCTTCGGCAGAACTTGCAGCATGTCCTATCGTCCGACACAGTTTCCCGGGAAGCGATCCATCAGTTCAGGCAGGATGCAGAAAGAATTGCAGCCAGGGCCGAACAGTCATCCCGGCAGAACAGCATCCGCTGGGGGCAGCACCGTCTGCCGCCGCTTCCCTATCGATTCGATGCATTGGAGCCGTATATCAGCAGGGAAATCATGGAGCTGCACTATACGAAGCATCATCAATCCTATGTCGATGGACTGAACAAAGCAGAGGAAATGCTCTATCTGAATCGCAAGGATAAAACGAGCTCGGATTATAAGCATTATTTCAGGGAGCAATCCTTCCATGGCTCAGGGCATTTTCTTCATACGATCTTTTGGTACAATATGTCGCCTAATGGAGGTGGAGAGCCAAGTGGTCAGCTGGCTCAGCAAATCCGCAAAGATTTTGGCTCCTTCAGCAGATTCAAGGAGATGTTCTCAGCCGCAGCAGACAGTGTCGAAGGAGTCGGCTGGGCCATCCTGGTCTGGGAACCGAGATCACACCACCTGGCAATCCAGACACTGGAGAAGCATCAGTTCTTCAGCCTGCTTGATACGATACCTTTGCTTGTATTGGACATGTGGGAGCATGCTTATTATCTCCAATACAAGACTGAGAAAAAGCAGTATATCGAAAACTGGTGGAATGTTGTCAATTGGGTGAATGTGACACAAAGATTCCAGGCAGCCAAACAAGTGAAATGGGCTCCGTTTTGA
- a CDS encoding D-alanyl-D-alanine carboxypeptidase family protein: MLKRMLIVMTAIILCVTFLPGQAAAKPGVSADAAILMELSTGRILYEKNATDPKRIASITKIMTAIIAIESGKMDEEVTVSKNAVYTEGSSIYLKEGEKIQLKDLVYGLMLRSGNDAAVAIAEHVGGSEEGFTHLMNEKAAWLGMQDSHFDNPHGLDTETHHSSAYDMALLTRYAMQNDTFRKISATKTYRADSKKYAWGNKNKMLTRYYEYSTGGKTGYTKKAGRTLVSTAEKDGMELVVVTIDDPDDWRDHMNLFDWGFEEYKLTKLKQSETGTSIIYPVSKQEKHQAQTKTYLLHPDKQEKKQQVGTDVYYLNDKKIGTVPIYSIPQKPTLAGTAKKVFDELAGVRLW; this comes from the coding sequence ATGTTAAAGCGCATGCTGATTGTCATGACTGCCATTATCCTATGTGTTACATTCCTGCCGGGACAAGCTGCCGCCAAACCTGGAGTATCAGCTGATGCGGCTATCTTGATGGAGCTCTCCACAGGCAGGATCCTATATGAGAAAAATGCAACCGATCCGAAACGGATTGCCAGTATCACAAAAATCATGACAGCGATCATCGCCATTGAATCCGGCAAGATGGATGAGGAAGTCACTGTCAGCAAAAATGCGGTGTATACCGAGGGTTCTTCCATTTATCTGAAGGAAGGTGAAAAGATACAGCTGAAAGACTTGGTATATGGGCTGATGCTTCGATCCGGCAATGACGCAGCCGTAGCCATCGCCGAGCATGTCGGCGGCAGCGAGGAAGGTTTCACGCATCTGATGAATGAAAAAGCGGCATGGCTTGGAATGCAGGATTCCCATTTTGATAATCCGCATGGGCTGGATACAGAGACACATCACAGTTCAGCGTATGACATGGCATTATTGACGAGATACGCCATGCAGAATGATACCTTCCGAAAAATCAGTGCTACGAAAACATACAGAGCAGACTCCAAGAAATATGCCTGGGGCAATAAGAATAAGATGCTGACACGCTACTATGAATATTCCACCGGCGGGAAAACAGGCTATACGAAGAAAGCGGGCAGAACACTGGTGAGCACGGCGGAGAAGGATGGCATGGAGCTGGTTGTCGTCACGATCGATGATCCGGATGACTGGCGCGATCATATGAATCTTTTTGATTGGGGCTTTGAGGAATATAAGCTCACCAAATTGAAACAGTCCGAGACGGGCACTTCGATCATATACCCTGTCTCCAAACAAGAGAAGCACCAGGCACAAACGAAGACATATCTCCTGCATCCGGATAAACAAGAAAAGAAACAGCAGGTAGGTACGGATGTTTATTACCTGAATGATAAAAAGATCGGCACCGTCCCGATTTATTCGATCCCGCAAAAACCGACCCTGGCCGGTACGGCCAAAAAAGTCTTTGATGAACTGGCAGGTGTCCGCCTATGGTGA
- a CDS encoding nucleoside recognition domain-containing protein, translated as MVNYIWAAMAIGGIIYAMINGTMDEVNKAIFKSADDAVVLAISLISVMVFWLGITKIAEAAGLLNGLVKMAKPFIARLFPDIPKDHPAMGYILSNLTANFFGLGNAATPMGIKAMEEMKKLSDSPKASRSMITFLAVNTSSLTLIPTTVLAVRMKYESQSPTEIVSATLLASIISFIGAILIDRIFYEIRRRKERHV; from the coding sequence ATGGTGAATTATATCTGGGCAGCGATGGCGATCGGAGGCATCATTTACGCCATGATAAACGGCACGATGGACGAAGTGAATAAAGCAATCTTCAAAAGCGCGGATGATGCAGTGGTGCTGGCGATCAGTTTGATAAGTGTGATGGTGTTTTGGCTTGGTATCACAAAAATAGCGGAAGCAGCAGGCCTGTTGAATGGGCTGGTCAAGATGGCAAAGCCATTCATCGCCAGATTGTTTCCGGATATCCCAAAGGACCATCCCGCCATGGGATATATCTTATCCAATTTGACGGCCAACTTCTTCGGGCTCGGCAATGCCGCGACGCCAATGGGGATCAAGGCGATGGAGGAGATGAAGAAGCTCAGTGATAGTCCGAAGGCGAGTCGTTCGATGATCACCTTCCTGGCTGTCAATACTTCCAGTCTGACACTCATCCCGACTACAGTGCTTGCGGTCAGGATGAAATATGAATCCCAGTCACCAACCGAAATCGTCAGTGCCACCTTGCTGGCTTCCATCATTTCATTCATTGGGGCAATCTTGATCGATCGGATTTTCTATGAGATCCGGAGGCGGAAGGAGCGGCATGTATGA
- a CDS encoding spore maturation protein → MSLFTTASIWIIPCLILVVLAIATAKKLPTYELFVDGGKEGISLAISILPFLLGMLVSISILRASGALDALIGLITPFLSFLGMPADIVPLALVRPISGTAALGMTTELIATHGPDSFIGRLASVLQGSTDTTFYVLTVYFGAVGIRKMGDALKVGLLADVIGIMASIIVVTIIFGA, encoded by the coding sequence ATGAGCCTTTTTACTACAGCCAGTATATGGATCATTCCCTGTCTGATCCTCGTGGTATTGGCGATCGCGACAGCCAAAAAGCTGCCGACATATGAGCTGTTTGTGGATGGCGGGAAGGAAGGAATCAGTCTGGCCATCTCCATTCTTCCCTTTTTGCTTGGGATGCTGGTTTCCATTTCCATTCTCCGTGCATCCGGGGCATTAGATGCGCTTATCGGTCTGATTACACCTTTCTTGAGTTTTCTCGGAATGCCCGCTGATATCGTCCCGCTGGCGCTCGTCAGACCGATCAGCGGGACAGCCGCTTTAGGCATGACAACGGAACTGATTGCGACCCACGGCCCCGACTCTTTCATCGGCCGGCTCGCTTCTGTCCTGCAAGGGAGCACGGATACGACCTTCTATGTGCTGACAGTGTATTTTGGCGCAGTCGGTATCCGTAAAATGGGAGATGCATTAAAAGTTGGACTGTTGGCTGATGTTATTGGTATAATGGCTTCAATCATTGTAGTAACGATTATATTCGGAGCATGA